From Sphingomonas bisphenolicum, one genomic window encodes:
- a CDS encoding membrane-bound PQQ-dependent dehydrogenase, glucose/quinate/shikimate family encodes MPERRSWPAIILGFVIAAIGVVLTGGGIWLATLGGSLYYGLAGVAMLFAGVMLMRSRMLGAYAYIAVVAATVLWAFFDASSNLVWALVPRIIAPVVLLVATFLVMPTLTRAANRWKLAGAGVGVAVVATALLFTFLGTRDVSVAALPAPNSIGMMDPSGMATGADWPAYGGTGAARRYSPLTQINAGNVAQLKQVWLAHTGDMPSDAAAAAQYGAETTPLKVGNALYLCSAKNIMISLDAATGKERWRFDPKVPNAWIPYTAACRGVSYYAVPNAAPGSLCARRLIEGTLDARLIAVDAETGRPCPDFGTNGQVDAKIGMGKVFPGLVSINSPPVIIRGIAVTGHQTLDGQQRWEPSGVIQGFDAVTGKLRFAWDMKHPEWNSYPPEGQQWSRGTPNMWTIASGDEALGLVYLPMGNSTVDYWSTMRSPVENSFATSIVALDVTTGKPRWTFQAVKNDVWDYDFGSQPTLIDYKGKAALLVSSKQGDIYVLDRATGRPLTPIGTIRAPGGGVEPGQRAPTQIVSLWQTLRKAPLTESDMWGMSPIDQMICRINFRRASYKGFFTPPETTRHSIEYPGYNGGTDWGSVAVDPARGVIVANYNDMPNYVRLVPRAEADKKGWFTREQKADMARQDKGGNASRGGKPHAEGAGDPQAETPYAIDVNAGWQMPFTGMLCKQPPYGGIRAIDIATGKTIWDRPFGSARKNGPFGIPSYLPFTIGTPNNGGSVVTAGGLIFIAAATDDLFKAIDLRTGKIMWQTALPAGGQATPMVYEQNGRQYVVLMTGGHHFMKTPIGDQVIAWALPTKG; translated from the coding sequence TTGCCCGAACGTCGTAGCTGGCCAGCCATCATCCTGGGTTTCGTCATCGCCGCCATAGGCGTGGTTTTGACAGGCGGGGGCATATGGCTCGCTACATTAGGCGGCTCGCTTTATTATGGGCTGGCCGGGGTAGCGATGCTCTTCGCCGGCGTGATGCTGATGCGCAGTCGGATGCTGGGCGCCTACGCCTATATCGCCGTCGTGGCGGCCACCGTGCTCTGGGCCTTTTTCGATGCCAGCAGCAATCTCGTCTGGGCGCTGGTGCCGCGCATCATCGCGCCGGTCGTGCTGCTGGTCGCGACCTTCCTGGTCATGCCGACGCTGACGCGGGCGGCCAATCGCTGGAAGCTGGCGGGCGCGGGCGTCGGCGTTGCGGTGGTGGCGACGGCGCTGTTGTTTACCTTCCTGGGTACGCGCGACGTTTCGGTCGCGGCGCTGCCTGCGCCAAATTCGATAGGGATGATGGACCCGTCGGGCATGGCGACGGGCGCGGACTGGCCCGCTTATGGCGGTACCGGCGCGGCGCGGCGCTATTCGCCGCTGACCCAGATCAATGCCGGCAATGTCGCGCAGCTCAAGCAGGTCTGGCTGGCGCATACCGGCGACATGCCGAGCGACGCGGCCGCCGCCGCCCAATATGGCGCCGAAACGACGCCGCTGAAGGTCGGCAATGCGCTCTACCTCTGCTCCGCCAAGAATATCATGATCTCGCTCGACGCGGCCACGGGCAAGGAGCGCTGGCGCTTTGACCCCAAGGTGCCGAACGCCTGGATTCCCTACACGGCCGCCTGCCGCGGGGTGAGCTATTATGCCGTCCCGAACGCCGCGCCCGGATCGCTCTGCGCCAGGCGGCTGATCGAAGGGACGCTGGACGCCCGCCTGATCGCGGTCGATGCCGAAACCGGGCGTCCCTGCCCCGATTTCGGAACCAACGGCCAGGTCGATGCCAAGATCGGCATGGGCAAGGTCTTCCCCGGCCTCGTCTCGATCAACTCGCCGCCGGTCATCATTCGCGGTATCGCGGTGACCGGGCACCAGACGCTGGACGGGCAGCAGCGCTGGGAGCCGTCGGGCGTGATCCAGGGTTTCGACGCGGTCACCGGCAAGCTGCGCTTCGCCTGGGACATGAAGCATCCCGAATGGAATAGCTATCCGCCCGAAGGCCAGCAATGGTCGCGCGGCACGCCCAATATGTGGACGATCGCCAGCGGCGACGAGGCGTTGGGGCTGGTCTATCTGCCGATGGGCAACAGCACGGTCGATTATTGGAGCACGATGCGTTCGCCGGTGGAAAACAGCTTTGCTACCTCGATCGTCGCGCTGGACGTGACGACGGGCAAGCCGCGCTGGACGTTCCAGGCGGTCAAGAACGACGTATGGGACTATGATTTCGGCAGCCAGCCCACGCTGATCGATTATAAGGGCAAGGCCGCCCTGCTGGTGTCGTCCAAGCAGGGCGACATCTATGTGCTGGACCGGGCGACCGGCCGGCCGCTGACGCCGATCGGCACGATCAGGGCGCCGGGCGGCGGCGTCGAACCCGGCCAGCGCGCGCCGACGCAGATCGTCTCGCTGTGGCAGACGCTGCGCAAGGCGCCGCTGACGGAGTCCGACATGTGGGGCATGTCGCCGATCGACCAGATGATCTGCCGCATCAATTTCCGCCGGGCGAGCTACAAGGGCTTCTTCACGCCCCCTGAAACGACCCGCCATTCGATCGAATATCCCGGCTATAATGGCGGGACGGACTGGGGCAGCGTCGCCGTCGACCCTGCGCGCGGCGTGATCGTCGCCAACTATAACGACATGCCCAATTATGTCCGCCTCGTGCCCCGCGCCGAGGCCGACAAAAAGGGCTGGTTCACCCGCGAGCAGAAGGCCGACATGGCCAGGCAGGACAAGGGCGGCAACGCCAGCCGGGGCGGCAAGCCCCATGCCGAGGGCGCCGGCGATCCGCAGGCGGAAACCCCCTATGCGATCGATGTGAATGCAGGATGGCAGATGCCCTTCACCGGGATGCTGTGCAAACAGCCCCCCTATGGCGGCATCCGGGCGATCGACATCGCCACCGGCAAGACGATCTGGGACCGCCCGTTCGGATCGGCGCGCAAGAATGGCCCGTTCGGCATCCCCAGCTATCTGCCCTTCACCATCGGCACGCCCAATAATGGCGGCTCGGTGGTGACGGCGGGCGGCCTGATCTTCATCGCGGCGGCCACCGACGACCTGTTCAAGGCGATCGACCTCAGGACCGGCAAGATCATGTGGCAGACGGCGCTGCCCGCTGGCGGACAGGCGACGCCGATGGTCTATGAACAGAATGGCCGCCAATATGTGGTGCTGATGACCGGCGGCCATCACTTCATGAAGACCCCGATCGGGGATCAGGTGATCGCCTGGGCCCTGCCGACCAAAGGATGA